The Synergistaceae bacterium genome contains a region encoding:
- a CDS encoding FAD-dependent oxidoreductase, producing MSRLSITNETKAQATVESLHKDLERRVTGAPPGLCPLDLASSYLKVCSAQTCGKCVPCRVGLPQLEMLIDDLIDGKGDMSTVATIERTAETIADSADCAIGYEAANMVLKGVKGFRDDYVAHASEGHHCTADGFHAVPCVTLCPAHVDIPGYIALVNAGRYADAVRLIRKDNPFPSVCAMVCEHPCENKCRRRMVDDAINIRGLKLYAIDHSGHVPVYRDGEKPAPATGKKVAIIGGGPSGISAAYYLGMMGHSVEIFEQRKHLGGMLRYGIPSYRLPREILHDEIETLLTAGDIKVHREVSVGGKDFPLSKLREEFDAVYIAIGAHTDKTLKIPGEDAQGVMSAVALLRRIGDEDFPNFKGKKVVVVGGGNVAMDCARSSLRLNADKVTLAYRRRKDDMTALAEEVEATEVEGCEILELAAPLKVEVGEDGKAKALWVKQQMISNIKGGRPAPKDASAEPIRIEADIIVVAIGQGIDSYNFEQSGIAVKWGCIEAFESEAVKGDNMAGVFSGGDCVSGPATVIRAIAAGKVAAANIDEYLGFHHPITLPVEIPDPVPHNRAACGRVKMRERPIDQRIHDFKLVEQGMTQEEMEQESNRCLRCDYYGFGKFREGREFEW from the coding sequence TTGAGTCGCCTCAGCATTACTAACGAGACAAAAGCTCAGGCAACCGTCGAATCGCTTCACAAGGATCTTGAACGCAGAGTAACGGGAGCACCTCCCGGCCTGTGTCCGTTGGACCTTGCGAGCAGTTACCTGAAGGTGTGTTCAGCGCAGACGTGCGGAAAGTGCGTGCCCTGCCGCGTAGGGCTTCCCCAGCTCGAGATGCTGATTGATGACCTCATTGACGGCAAGGGAGACATGTCCACCGTTGCGACAATCGAGCGTACAGCCGAGACAATCGCCGACTCTGCGGACTGCGCAATAGGTTACGAGGCCGCCAACATGGTGTTGAAGGGCGTGAAGGGCTTCCGTGATGACTACGTAGCCCACGCAAGTGAAGGCCACCACTGCACAGCAGACGGCTTCCACGCAGTGCCGTGCGTTACGCTGTGCCCCGCGCACGTCGACATCCCGGGCTACATCGCGCTGGTCAACGCCGGACGTTACGCCGACGCAGTGAGGCTCATCCGCAAAGATAACCCGTTCCCGAGCGTGTGCGCAATGGTCTGCGAGCATCCCTGCGAGAACAAGTGCCGCCGCCGTATGGTTGACGACGCAATCAACATCAGAGGGCTCAAGCTCTACGCGATTGACCATTCAGGACACGTGCCGGTATACCGCGACGGCGAGAAGCCAGCACCTGCAACAGGCAAGAAAGTCGCAATAATCGGCGGAGGCCCGAGCGGAATCAGTGCCGCGTACTATCTCGGAATGATGGGCCACAGCGTGGAAATCTTCGAACAGCGCAAACATCTCGGCGGAATGCTCCGCTACGGCATCCCGTCATACCGTCTGCCCAGAGAGATTCTCCATGACGAGATAGAGACCCTGCTTACGGCCGGAGACATCAAGGTTCACAGAGAAGTATCCGTAGGCGGAAAAGACTTTCCCCTGTCAAAGCTCCGTGAAGAGTTCGACGCAGTATATATCGCAATCGGAGCACACACCGACAAGACCTTAAAGATTCCCGGCGAGGACGCACAGGGCGTAATGTCAGCTGTTGCGCTTCTGAGGAGAATCGGTGATGAGGACTTCCCGAACTTCAAGGGCAAGAAGGTCGTAGTTGTCGGAGGCGGAAATGTCGCTATGGACTGCGCACGTTCATCACTCAGGCTCAACGCGGACAAGGTTACGCTGGCTTACCGCAGGCGCAAGGACGACATGACTGCACTTGCTGAAGAAGTCGAGGCAACAGAGGTTGAGGGCTGCGAGATTCTGGAACTTGCCGCACCGCTTAAGGTTGAAGTCGGCGAGGACGGAAAGGCCAAAGCACTCTGGGTGAAGCAGCAGATGATAAGCAACATCAAGGGCGGCCGTCCCGCACCCAAAGACGCGAGCGCAGAGCCTATTAGAATCGAGGCAGATATTATCGTCGTCGCAATCGGACAGGGCATCGACAGCTACAACTTCGAACAGTCAGGCATCGCAGTGAAGTGGGGATGCATTGAGGCATTCGAGAGCGAGGCAGTCAAGGGCGACAACATGGCCGGAGTGTTCTCGGGCGGCGACTGCGTGTCGGGCCCCGCAACAGTCATCCGTGCAATCGCGGCAGGCAAAGTCGCGGCGGCAAACATTGATGAGTATCTCGGCTTCCACCATCCGATTACGCTTCCCGTAGAGATTCCTGACCCCGTACCTCACAACAGGGCTGCGTGCGGCCGCGTGAAGATGCGCGAACGTCCGATAGACCAGCGTATCCACGACTTCAAGCTGGTTGAGCAGGGCATGACGCAGGAAGAGATGGAGCAGGAGTCGAACAGGTGCTTGCGGTGCGACTATTACGGCTTCGGAAAATTCAGAGAGGGGCGTGAGTTCGAATGGTAA
- a CDS encoding (2Fe-2S)-binding protein, with amino-acid sequence MVNATINGKAIQVPENTTILEAAKLNHITIPHLCYLKKVNEIGACRVCVVELEGQDRLVSSCNTIVQEGMKILTNSPKARQARRINVELILSQHNARCAECVRSGNCELQTTANDLGINTFPYHEDIAAFDWNNDFPLIRNASKCIKCMRCVQICDKVQAMHVWDIAKTGSRTTVDVTGGQDITKVDCTVCGQCITHCPVGALVERDDTQKVRDAFASKEKIMIASVAPAVRTSWGEQLGLTHEEASQNRLAAALRAVGFDYVFDTDFSADLTIMEEASEFVEKLKASLAGKPVKFPMFTSCCPGWVRFIKMEFPDLVPQLSSAKSPQQMFGAIIKSWYAQILGVEPDKIYHVSFMPCTAKKYECDVECMNSSGARDVDVVLTVRELDRLIRSEGIDVKALEESEFDAPLGTASGAGHIFGTTGGVMEAALRTAYYLVTGSNPDPNAFRYVRDYDGFKEATFEIAGTKLKIAVVHGLGNIRKLCEDVQSGKAQYDFIECMACPTGCAGGGGQPIEEGQELGEGRGRILLDMDRAMNLRFSHENPSIKQCYAEYLGAPLGEKSHHLLHTDQAKWELWK; translated from the coding sequence ATGGTAAACGCGACGATTAACGGAAAAGCGATTCAGGTCCCGGAGAACACGACGATACTTGAAGCCGCGAAGCTCAACCACATAACAATACCTCACCTGTGCTACCTGAAGAAGGTCAACGAGATAGGCGCGTGCCGTGTGTGCGTAGTCGAGCTCGAGGGACAGGACAGGCTGGTATCATCCTGCAACACAATCGTTCAGGAAGGCATGAAGATTCTCACGAACAGCCCCAAAGCCCGCCAGGCCAGACGCATAAACGTAGAGCTTATCCTTTCCCAGCACAATGCCCGCTGTGCCGAGTGCGTGAGGTCGGGGAACTGCGAGCTCCAGACGACAGCAAACGATTTGGGCATCAACACCTTCCCGTATCATGAGGACATTGCGGCGTTCGACTGGAACAATGATTTTCCGCTGATTCGCAACGCCAGCAAGTGCATCAAGTGTATGCGCTGCGTCCAGATATGCGACAAGGTACAGGCTATGCACGTCTGGGACATCGCGAAGACCGGCTCGCGCACGACGGTTGACGTAACGGGCGGGCAGGACATCACTAAGGTAGACTGCACGGTCTGCGGACAGTGCATTACGCATTGCCCTGTAGGTGCGCTCGTTGAACGCGACGACACCCAGAAGGTGCGTGATGCGTTCGCGTCGAAGGAGAAGATAATGATAGCCTCAGTAGCTCCGGCAGTCAGAACATCATGGGGCGAACAGCTCGGCCTCACCCACGAAGAGGCTTCACAGAACAGGCTTGCGGCGGCATTGCGTGCTGTAGGGTTCGACTACGTTTTCGACACGGACTTTTCTGCTGACCTCACGATTATGGAGGAAGCCAGCGAGTTCGTCGAGAAACTCAAGGCCTCTCTTGCGGGTAAGCCGGTGAAGTTCCCGATGTTCACATCATGCTGTCCGGGCTGGGTGAGGTTCATAAAGATGGAGTTCCCGGATTTAGTGCCCCAGCTGTCGAGCGCGAAATCACCCCAGCAGATGTTCGGAGCAATCATCAAGTCGTGGTACGCCCAGATTCTGGGAGTTGAGCCGGACAAGATTTATCACGTGTCATTCATGCCCTGCACGGCCAAGAAGTATGAATGCGACGTGGAATGCATGAACAGTTCCGGCGCGCGTGATGTTGATGTTGTTCTGACAGTGAGGGAGCTTGACCGCCTCATCAGGTCTGAGGGCATCGACGTTAAGGCTCTCGAGGAGTCGGAGTTTGACGCTCCTCTTGGGACTGCATCAGGAGCAGGACACATCTTCGGGACGACCGGCGGCGTAATGGAAGCGGCACTGCGTACGGCGTACTACCTTGTTACGGGCAGCAACCCCGACCCGAACGCGTTCCGTTATGTGCGCGACTACGACGGCTTTAAGGAAGCGACGTTCGAGATTGCTGGAACGAAGCTGAAGATCGCGGTAGTTCACGGGCTCGGAAACATCCGCAAGCTCTGCGAGGACGTACAGAGCGGGAAGGCGCAGTATGACTTCATCGAGTGCATGGCGTGCCCGACAGGATGCGCTGGCGGTGGCGGACAGCCCATCGAGGAAGGACAGGAGCTCGGCGAAGGCAGAGGAAGAATCCTTCTCGACATGGATCGCGCAATGAACCTCCGCTTCTCGCACGAGAATCCGAGCATCAAGCAGTGCTATGCTGAGTATCTCGGAGCACCGCTGGGCGAGAAGTCGCATCATCTTCTCCACACCGACCAGGCCAAGTGGGAGCTGTGGAAGTAG
- a CDS encoding aldose 1-epimerase family protein has protein sequence MEKERFYRYVGNSGQVYGVRRVILDEGNARGIAIYQVKTAGGLTLDILPDTGLDIGNLRYKGVNISYMTKNGYDSPARFLPVSGEFGRYFPGGMLFTCGLLSAGPENTDTDGNGEFQPLHGRYHGQSAKGLYGYVDGENIIVGGEVRETEQGGHNFSVKRRYTIPVWGSELTIEDEITNLTPAPVEYMMLYHMNFGWPMLSEHAVLELPAKRKVTPRTPYAAANISTQCEFPAPIDGEEEQVFFNEMESEPYARLKNPEVGLCAEITWSLDTLPILAQWKNPASGDYVMGLEPSNCYIMGRANERKEGRLQKLGAFGSVKHCVRLKLSEI, from the coding sequence ATGGAGAAGGAGAGATTTTATCGTTACGTGGGCAACAGCGGGCAGGTTTACGGTGTCCGCAGGGTAATTCTGGACGAAGGCAACGCACGCGGAATAGCAATCTATCAGGTCAAGACTGCTGGCGGGCTTACGCTTGACATTCTGCCGGACACGGGGCTGGACATCGGAAATCTGCGCTACAAAGGCGTGAACATCAGCTACATGACGAAGAACGGCTACGACTCTCCCGCACGGTTTCTGCCTGTAAGCGGCGAGTTCGGGCGGTACTTCCCGGGCGGAATGCTCTTCACGTGCGGCTTGCTTTCTGCGGGCCCGGAGAACACCGACACCGACGGCAACGGTGAATTTCAGCCGCTTCACGGACGCTATCACGGACAGAGCGCAAAAGGCCTGTACGGTTACGTTGACGGGGAGAACATCATTGTCGGCGGAGAGGTCAGGGAGACAGAGCAGGGTGGACACAACTTCAGCGTGAAGAGACGGTACACGATTCCCGTCTGGGGAAGCGAGCTCACGATTGAGGACGAGATCACGAACCTCACGCCCGCACCCGTAGAATACATGATGCTGTACCACATGAATTTCGGCTGGCCGATGCTGAGCGAACATGCAGTCCTCGAGCTTCCGGCCAAGCGCAAGGTTACACCCCGCACGCCCTACGCCGCCGCAAACATCAGCACACAATGCGAGTTCCCTGCACCGATTGACGGCGAGGAGGAGCAGGTCTTCTTCAACGAGATGGAGAGCGAGCCTTACGCGCGCCTGAAGAACCCTGAAGTGGGCCTGTGCGCGGAGATTACGTGGTCGCTGGACACTCTGCCCATCCTTGCGCAGTGGAAGAACCCGGCGAGCGGTGATTACGTGATGGGGCTTGAGCCGTCGAACTGCTACATCATGGGACGCGCGAACGAGAGGAAGGAAGGCAGGCTTCAGAAGCTCGGTGCGTTTGGGAGCGTCAAGCATTGCGTGAGGCTTAAGCTGTCGGAAATTTAG
- a CDS encoding class I SAM-dependent methyltransferase, whose product MSNIMDSGLRTQDELCADINPEAPQSEDHAMSRGEFEEMLETQSAHWWFEGRRRVIDRIIRKKIFFSQTPHILEIGSGTGANLGILSRYGHVTAMELDDYARSAIQESSLIAKVKGWLPNGLDEINGKTFSLICMFDVLEHIEDDGAALEALKPYVARGGFLFVTVPAYQWMFSAHDKRMGHYRRYTRTHLKRLISSHGFTVTYSGYMNTFLFPLMALGRAFNKSGTGIPGFGLNKILTAIYSFESLFVPSISLPFGGSVVAVCRL is encoded by the coding sequence ATGAGTAACATAATGGACTCAGGACTCAGGACTCAGGACGAACTGTGCGCTGATATAAATCCTGAAGCTCCACAGTCCGAAGACCACGCAATGAGTCGCGGCGAGTTTGAGGAAATGCTGGAGACACAGAGTGCACATTGGTGGTTCGAAGGCAGACGCAGAGTCATAGACAGAATAATACGCAAAAAGATATTCTTTTCACAAACTCCCCACATACTGGAAATAGGCAGCGGAACAGGCGCAAATCTGGGCATATTGTCCCGATACGGCCATGTTACGGCGATGGAGCTGGATGATTACGCGCGCAGCGCAATACAGGAAAGTTCCCTTATTGCAAAAGTTAAGGGCTGGCTTCCGAACGGTCTTGATGAGATTAACGGAAAAACTTTCAGCCTTATATGTATGTTCGATGTTCTGGAGCATATTGAGGACGACGGAGCTGCACTCGAAGCCCTGAAGCCATATGTTGCGCGTGGGGGCTTCCTCTTTGTCACTGTGCCAGCGTATCAATGGATGTTCAGCGCACACGATAAGAGAATGGGGCATTACAGGCGTTACACTAGGACGCACCTCAAGAGGCTTATATCATCACACGGCTTCACAGTAACTTATTCAGGCTATATGAACACATTTCTTTTCCCGCTCATGGCATTAGGGCGTGCTTTCAACAAGAGCGGTACGGGAATACCTGGTTTCGGACTGAACAAGATACTCACTGCAATATATTCATTCGAATCGCTGTTTGTGCCGTCAATATCACTGCCATTCGGAGGGAGCGTTGTAGCTGTTTGCCGTCTGTAA
- a CDS encoding acylphosphatase yields MSYEDKSSFIRVRALISGRVQHVGYRYWAFEQAERLGLTGSVENLSDGRVEVVFQGVPECVAEMKEKLKQGPSMAVVKQVIFYRERVKEEETYFGPVY; encoded by the coding sequence ATGAGTTACGAGGACAAGAGCAGCTTCATCCGTGTACGCGCGCTCATCAGCGGCAGGGTTCAGCACGTGGGCTACCGTTATTGGGCGTTCGAGCAGGCAGAGAGGTTAGGGCTGACAGGAAGCGTCGAGAACCTCTCTGACGGACGGGTCGAGGTAGTGTTTCAGGGAGTGCCTGAGTGCGTCGCCGAGATGAAGGAGAAGCTGAAGCAGGGGCCGAGCATGGCAGTCGTTAAGCAGGTAATCTTTTACCGCGAAAGGGTCAAGGAAGAGGAGACATATTTCGGCCCGGTGTATTAA